The sequence GGCCCGCCCGGCAGCGCGGGCAGACACCGGAGACGTGGAGTTCGACGGCTTCGGCCCGGTAGCCCGGCGGCAGCGCGACCTCGGGCGGTCGGGTGTCTTCCAGGCAGAGGGCGCGTCCGCAGACGTTGCAGGTGAAGTGGGCGTGGGGGCGGCTGCGCAGTCCCCAGCGTCTGCCCTCGGGGGTGTTGACGGCTCGCAGCAGTCCGGCGGCTTCGAGGTCGCGCAGGGCGCGGTAGAGCGAGACCCGGTCCGGCGGCGGCTGAAGGCGGTCGAGGAGTTCGCTGCGCGAGAGGGGACGCGGACTATTTTCCAGCAGGCGCAGCAGGCGGTGGCGGTTGCGGGTGCAGCGCAGACCGCGGCGATGCAGCTCGTTGACGAGATCGCGGTTGCTGTCGGGGTTGCCTGAGGCCATGACAACCTGATTGTACCGCAACCATGTTGCAATATCAACGGGCTTGCCGTTGACATCGCCCCGTCGTCGCGGGTAGGATTGGTCCGCCTGTAGGCCGACCCCAACCCCCAACGAACGGACAAGAAACCGACCATGGCCAACCTCTTCAACCGCTTGAGCGACTGGTACCGTGAGCTTCCCGTCGCCGGCAAGATCCTCTACCCCCTCGGCGCCGTCGTCGTCCTCGGCGGTATCGTCACCGGAGCCCTGCTGCTGTTCGGCGGTCCCGGCGAAGGGGGCACCCTGATCCCCGAGGACGTCGAGGTGCTGGAGGTCGAACTGCCGCCGGTTCGTCAGTTGACCGACGGCCAGGGCAACGACTTCACCCCGGCGCCCTCCCCCGACGGGAGCCGGATCGCCTTCTGTTCCGACCGCGCGGGCAATCGGGATCTCTACAGCGTCGATACGACGGGCGGCGACCTGGTCCAGTTGACCCACGACACCGCCGAGGAGTGCGACCCCCACTACTCACCCGACGGCTCCCTGCTGGCCTACGCCAGCGACCAGGCGGGCAAGGGTTTCGACATCTGGGTCGCCGAGGCCACCGGCGCCGATGCCAAGCGGTTGACCGTCGATGTGGGCGACGAGTTCGAACCCCGCTGGAGCCCGTTGCCCTTCCGCACGGACCAGGCCTATCACCGCCTGCTCTACACCGCCGACAAGGGCGCCTTCACCATCCGCGA is a genomic window of Candidatus Coatesbacteria bacterium containing:
- a CDS encoding transcriptional repressor yields the protein MASGNPDSNRDLVNELHRRGLRCTRNRHRLLRLLENSPRPLSRSELLDRLQPPPDRVSLYRALRDLEAAGLLRAVNTPEGRRWGLRSRPHAHFTCNVCGRALCLEDTRPPEVALPPGYRAEAVELHVSGVCPRCRAGR